From Thermococcus sp. MV5, one genomic window encodes:
- the hpkA gene encoding archaeal histone HpkA: SEEAAKVLAEYLEEYAIELSKKAAAFARHAGRKTVKAEDIKLAIKS, from the coding sequence CAGTGAGGAGGCCGCCAAGGTTCTCGCAGAGTACCTTGAGGAGTACGCCATCGAGCTCTCCAAGAAGGCTGCCGCTTTCGCCAGGCACGCCGGCAGGAAGACCGTCAAGGCCGAGGACATCAAGCTCGCCATCAAGAGCTGA